From the genome of Biomphalaria glabrata chromosome 1, xgBioGlab47.1, whole genome shotgun sequence, one region includes:
- the LOC129925207 gene encoding uncharacterized protein LOC129925207, translated as MVVTVKGQPDLTCSCASLRSCMSKNLNLLNLLNGNQLTLNETVYSYLPFSSNNSVDTRNDLILYLSTFTGFNTSLNAYLDVIKPVVQPTPNMTSYQSSLRVLISEIATDFQVTSKGDIIVGDGSLKTVVEIYGENYLVADRLKTFLRNRYLACPCSTGRKRREGRDRPKLIIDKKESKKSKKLIVQKKERKSKKGKNKGSRSKLSN; from the exons ATGGTTGTAACTGTCAAGGGTCAACCTGATCTCACCTGTAGCTGTGCCTCTCTGCGAAGTTGTATGTCAAAAAACCTGAATCTACTCAATCTACTG aACGGCAATCAATTAACTCTGAATGAGACAGTTTATAGTTACCTGCCCTTCAGTAGT AACAATTCGGTGGATACCAGAAATGATTTGATCTTATACCTGTCCACTTTCACTGGATTCAATACCTCACTGAACGCTTACCTGGACGTCATCAAGCCAGTGGTGCAACCCACCCCAAATATGACCTCCTACCAATCTAGCCTGAGAGTCCTTATAAGTGAGATTGCAACAGACTTTCAAGTGACCTCCAAAGGTGACATCATCGTTGGAGATGGCAGCTTGAAGACCGTGGTTGAAATCTACGGGGAGAACTATCTTGTGGCTGACCGCCTGAAGACCTTCCTTAGGAACCGCTATCTCGCCTGTCCCTGTTCAACCGGCAGGAAGCGACGTGAAGGCAGGGACAGACCTAAACTCATCATTGACAAGAAGGAAAGCAAGAAGTCTAAGAAGTTGATAGTccaaaagaaggaaagaaagtcCAAAAAAGGCAAGAACAAGGGTTCTAGATCAAAACTCTCCAATTAA